One Nostoc sp. CENA543 genomic window, AAAGCTTGAAAGATTCCTCTGCCATTTTCGCGCTCAGGAGTAGGGGAATTCCAATGAAAAAAATATACTATCACGTTGATGGCAAGGGGGCAGGGGGCAGGGAGCAGGGGGAAAGACAGTTGTTTTGGAGAAAATAAATTGGATAGTTTATTTTCTGGAAGTCCCTGGGATCAATTAGGCTTAGGATAAATTATAGTGTTTTTACTTGATTTTCCTGAGCAGCTAACGGTCAGTATTTAATACACTATTTTAACGTGCGCCTCCGTTGGAGACTCACGCTATTTTAGTCTATACACACCAATAAGGTGCGTTATGTTTTGTCTTAACGCACCCTAAAGCTAAATGAAGTCCATTGCGAATTGCGAATTGCGAATTGCGAATTGCGAATTGCGAATTGCTTTAATGCTCAATGTCAACTTTTTCAAATGGCTTTAGAAAAACCATTGCTTGTTCGTTCGCGCAGATAAACATCAAATACAGATGCAATGTTACGGATGAGTAATCTTCCAGTTGGTGTGACTTCGATATGATTGGGAGAAACTTTAATTAAACCATCGGCTTCTAATAGTCGCAGTTGTAATTGTTCTTTTTGCAAATATTCGGCAAAATCACTATCAAAATGCAGATGATATTTTTCTTCAATGCTATCTGGTGAAAGGTGAAATTGACACATCAATTCCATAATGATGGTACGGCGGATGATATCATCTTGATTTAGTTTTACCCCTTTCTCAATGGGTAATTGGTCACTATTAATGGCTAGATAGTAATCTTTTAATCTTTTGTGATTCTGCACATACACATCATGCAGCATCGTAATTGAACTCATACCAAAGCCTAATAAATCAGACTCCGGTTTAGTGGTATAACCTTGGAAGTTGCGATGTAGTTGACCTTTTTGTTGGGCGATCGCTAATTCATCATTCGGTTTAGCAAAATGATCCATCCCAATAAAAACATAGCCATTGCTGCTTAATTCTTCAATTGACATCCGCAAAATGTCTAGTTTTTCCGCCGCTAATGGTAATGCGTCTTGAGGAATTAAACGTTGAAGCGGTTTTAACCAAGGAACATAAGCAAAATTAAATACAGCAATGCGGTCTGGGTTGAGTTGAATTGTTTTGTGGACTGTATTTTTAAATGTTTCTAAAGTTTGATGAGGTAAACCATAAATCAAATCAACGTTAACGCTAGTAAATCCAGCATCACGCACCCAATCCATTACCTGAAACAGCATTTCTTCTGGCTGTACCCGGTTAACAGCTTGCTGTACCTGAAAATTAAAGTCTTGAATGCCAAAACTAATGCGATTAAAACCTAAATCTTTCAACGCAAAAAGATAATCTCTATCTAAAAATCGGGGATTAACCTCAATAGAAATTTCTGCATCATCCTCAAAGTCAAAACAATGATTCAAGGCGTACCAGAGAGTTTCAAATTGATGTAAAGATAAATAGTTAGGAGTACCGCCACCCCAATGCAATTGTTGTACAGTTCGTTCATGGTGAATCAAAGATGCTACTTGCTGAATATCACGAATTAAGTAATTTAAATAAGGTTCAGCAAGTTTTTTATTGGGAGTAATGACAGTATTACAGCCACAGAAATAACAAGCACTCTCACAAAAGGGAATATGACAATACAAAGACAGGGGAGTTTTCTTATAATTGCCGACAGCGATCGCAGTTTTAAAGTCAGCTTGTGTAAAATCCTCTGTTAACTCCGTTGCTGGCGGATAACTAGTATAGCGGGGTAAAGGCTGATCATATTTTCGCAGTAAGTCAGCATCAAATTTAACGGTTTGTGACAAAACGTTCATAAAAATTGCTAATTTGTAATTCATTATTAAAAGTTCGTAGTAAGGACTTTAGTCCTTAGAATTTTTCAGGACTAAAGTCCTTACTACAAACTTGTCAAAACTATTTTTCTAACTCAGCACTCAACACTTTTAAATGCTGTAATTAAGTTCTTTATTTTGTTCAGGAGTATGTTCTGTACTACCTGGTTTGTTTTGGCGCGTCATCAAATCGAAAATGTGATCACCAACTACAGCTTTGACATCGGCTTCTAATTCATGAACGACATCACGATTTAGGTTAAAAGCATAGTTAGCTTCGTCTACGATTTTTTGAATCATGGCTTCATCTATAGCCAAAGAATTCAAAGCTTGACGGTACTTTTCTTTAAATGCTCGTTTAGCTTCTGGGGTAGGAATTTCTGCAAATTCGTGCATTGCAGTACCTTGATCTGCGGGTAAATTCATTGCAGAACGGGCAATATTTCGTAATGCTTGACCACCGGATAAATCTCCCATGTAACGGGTGTAAGCATGAGCAATTAATAACTCAGGTTGCGTATTAGCAACTTCCCGTAGGCGATTAACATAAACTTTTCCAGCCAGGGAAGGTGTAATTTCCTCTCGCCAATTCTCACCGTAATAATATGCTAAATCTTTTTCTAAATTCGCTTGACGATTCAACTCAGGAAAGTATATCAATCCCACAACTGGATGATTTTGATATAGTTCTAATGATGCTTCTAAAACAGAGTAAACAAAGTAAAGATCAGCTAATAATTTCCTAAAAAAGCTCTTTTCGACAATCCCTTTCAGGAAACATTTCATAAACGCAGTATTTTCTGCCAAAGTGTGGGAATGCTTTGTTCCTTCCCGTAACCGTACATCTAGATGACTACTCATGATGAATACCTCATTGTGATAAGTGATGAGTGCTGTTAGCGGAAGCGCGGCATTTAGCCGGTGCTGAGTATTGAGTATTGTTAGCGGTAGCGCGGCGTTTAGCCGGTGTTGAGTATGTTTTCTTATTTAATTGTTTGAGTTGTGGTCATTCTTTTAAATCTGCACTCTTCATCTTTTACCTTTTGCCTTTTACCTTTTGCCTTTTCCTAAACCCAATCTTTGGGTTGAAGAAAAACTTGTGTCAGTTCAGCTTCCGGACTTCCTGGTTCTGCTTGATAACAATATTCCCAACGTGCTAGAGGTGGTAAGGACATGAGAATCGATTCTGTTCGTCCTTTGGTTTGTAGCCCGAATACTGTTCCTCGGTCGTAGACTAAATTAAACTCGACGTAACGACCACGGCGATATAGTTGGAAATTACGCTGGCGATCGCCATATTCTGTTTCTTGTCGTCGTTCTACAATAGGCAAGTAAGCGGGTAAGAAAGCTTGACCACAGGACTGCACAAACGCAAAGATATCTTCCCAATTGCGTCTGATATTTCCCACTTTTTGGCTATAAATTGCGGCGGGACTATCTGTTTGTGTACCGACGTACAGCTTACCGCTAGCATCTTGATAATCAAAGAAAATACCGCCAATACCTCGCTGTTCTTGACGATGGCGTAAATAAAAGTATTCATCACACCAGCGTTTAAAAGTTGGATAATATTCTGGATTATGAGCATCACAGGCATTTTTCAGTGTTCTGTGAAAGTGAACAGCATCCTCAGCGAAAGCATAGTATGGTGTTAAATCAGCACCGCCACCAAACCACCAGATAGGGCCAGCTTCAAAGTAGCGATAGTTGAGATGTACTGTGGGTACATAGGGATTGCGGGGATGCAATACCATTGATGTACCTGTGGCAAAAAACTCATGTCCGGCTGCTTCTGGACGTTGCGCCACAATCGAAGCTGGGAGACTATTTCCCCAAACTGCGGAAAAGTTCACTCCTCCTTGTTCAAATACTCGCCCTTCCCGAATGACGCGGGTACGTCCTTCACCGCCTTCTTCTCTTTCCCAATAATCTTGATGAAAACTGGCTTCTCCGTCAATTTGCTCTAACCCTTGGCAAATCTCATCCTGTAAGTTCTGCATGAATTGTTGCACTCTTTCGCGTGAATCTTGGGGAATGCCGTTATTCAGTGATGCTAGCCATGTGGTGTGATTTGCAGATTCTTGCAGAGAATTATCGGAATGACGAGCCATGTTAAAACCTCTAAACTTTGAGTAAGGGTAATTACTACTGCTTAATAACTCTATAGTTATTAATTTGTTTTTGATCAGAGTAGTTTCAAAACTTAATAAATTCTCTAAACCCTATATATCAAAGCTTTTTATTCTCTGGTTTGGGTGGATTGCTTCTGACTTTGCTGAAGGAATGTAAAGAGGGCTAGCAAAAGAACTCTAATTATCATAACTTGATAGCTATGAAATTATTTACTTGATTACCGCATTACTTATGGTTAACACCCTACCCAAACCAGGAATTAAAACTCCCAGCCAAGAAACTATACTCACGCCTCGGTTTTATACTACAGATTTTGAAACCGCCGCCAATTTGGATTTATCTGCTCAAGAAACGGAATTACAGGCGATGCTGGCGGAAATGCGCGCAGACTACAACCGCCATCATTTTGTGCGGGATGAGGCGTTTGATAAGTCTTGGGAACACATTCAGGGTGAAGCCAAACAATCGTTTATTGACTATTTGGAACGCTCATGTATTTCTGAGTTTTCCGGCTTCTTGCTGTTTAAGGAATTATCCCGCAAACTCAAAAACCGCAGTCCCTTACTGGCAGAGATGTTTCAACTGATGGCGCGGGATGAAGCCCGTCATGCGGGATTTCTCAACAAAGCAATGGGCGATTTTAAACTATCCTTAGATTTAGCCACGGTAACAAAAACCCGCACCTATACATTTTTTCCGATTGAGTGGGTGCTATACACCGTTTATCTATCAGAAAAAATCGGCTATTGGCGATACATCATTATTTACAGACATCTAGAAAAGCACCCAGAAAACCAGTTTTACCCCATCTTCCGTTACTTTGAGAGTTGGTGTCAGGATGAAAACCGCCACGGGGATATATTCAAAGCCCTGTTACGTTCGCAACCGCAACTATGGAAAACCTGGAAAGCTAGGCTTTGGAGTCGCTTTTTCTTACTGTCGGTGTTTGCTACCCACACCATGACTGTTCATGAACGGACTGGTTTTTACAAGTCCTTGGGACTAAATGCGACGGAATTTGACCGTCAAGTGGTGGAAAATACCAATGAAACGGCCGGACGTGCCTTTCCTGTGATGTTGAATACCGAACATCCCCAGTTTTTCCCCCGCTTACAACGCTGTGCAGGTTATAACTTAAAGATTGCAGAGATTGAGGGCAGTTCTCAACCCAAATTTGTGAAGCTAGTTCGCAAACTCCCTTTAATTGCAGCCATTGTCTGGAATCTGCTGTTAGTTTTCCTGATTAAACCCGTAGATACAGAGGCTTTGCGGGGAACTGTGCGTTAATTTTGAGCAGGCGATCGCTTGTCAAACCCACCCAGCTAAAGTTAGCAACTGATAAACTATAATCAGTCGCCATCAATGCTAATAGTTTATATGTCTGGTTCGATACAGTATCTGACCAATCAAAACGGGGAAAGAGTTGGTGTGCTGCTAGATTTAGCAACATACCAACAACTGACCAATTCATCCTTAGAAGATGATGAAATTTTAACAGGCTTGAATTTAGAAGAATTACAGGCCTTGGCGGATAGTATGTTGTCAACAAAAGCCCAAAGCGAGTTAGATAATTTATTAGAGCGAAATACAGAAAATTTACTGTCTGATCAAGAGAAAGTAACTTTAGACTGTTTATTAGCCCAGATTGACCAATTAAATATTTTAAAAACCAGAGCCAGATACACTTTAAAAATAAAAGGAATATCGCAAGTCGCGTGAGTGTTTATATTCCTGTTGAATTACAACGCAAAATCCGTGCTAGATTTACTGAATGCTGTGCTTACTGTCGGACTGCTGAATATTTGACAGTTAGCACTTTTGAATTTGAACACATTATTCCTCTATCAGTCGGTGGAGAAACAATTTTTGAAAATCTTTGTTTATCTTGCCCTACTTGTAATCGTTATAAAGCTTACCGTCAAACTGCTATAGATGCAGACACTCAGCAAGAGATATGTTTATTTCACCCACAACAACAATTATGGTCTGAACACTTTGCTTGGAATGAAGATGCTACTGAAATTATTCCGCTTACTTCTGTGGGTAGAGTAACTATTTCTGCTTTAAAAATGAACCGTCCGCAGTTAATTCGCGTGAGAAGAATGTGGGTTAAGTTGGGAGAACATCCCCCTAATATCCCTTAAATCTGGCTAGCTTGAGCTTGTATAGATGCTCAAAAAGTATCATAGCGGATAGCCCCACTAACCTGTAATCTTTATTCATACTTCTATACAAATATTTTGGAACAAACAATTAATATACTAGTGTCTATCTTGATATCTGCTTAATCAGACAGAGGGAATAAACACTTTAATCAGTTTCAATGGGAAAGCAAACTTTTTGCTGACTATGTAAAATGACGCAAATATCTGCGTAATATTTTGCATAGCTACTGATTATTTAAAATCATGTATTTAGGTAATAAATTTATGCTACGAACTAAACAAGGTCAAATTTTTACTGCTTTAATGCTAACAAGTATTTTATCTGTTAGTGGTGGGTTTATTTTCAGCCAAAATGCTCATGCTTTATCTGTAGGCTTATTAGCAGATAATAACCAGGAAATTGTCAAACAAAATTTAAAACCAGCCGCTTTACCTCGTGCTGTAGCTAATGCAGTTTTGCGAGATATTAGCAATAGAGAAGGAATAGCTATTAACAAACTCAAAATTACTGATTATAGTCGTCAAAATTGGCGTAATGGTTGTTTAGAACTGCCCAAACCAGATGAATTTTGTACTCAAGCTTTTGTATCTGGCTGGCGGGTTGTGGTGAGCCGTGGTAGACAAAAATGGGTTTATCACACTGATGATAACGGTGCTGGATTAAGATTCAAAGAAAATAATAACAATAGCACTCTGCGTCCTGTTCCTATTCCTACTAACGAATTACCACCACCTTTAGATAGAAACATAGTATTTAGAGAAATTTCTAGTGGAGGTTTTGCTGGTAGAACTTACGAGACAGTTTTACTAAATGATGGGAGATTAATTCGGGTGCGAATTGGTGATGCTAATGACTCAGAAAGAAGTGTGAGGAGCGTTACTGTAGCACAGGTACGTCAGTTTCAAAGAGTCTTGAACCGCGAACAAAATGTCTTTCGCAATATCAGTTATCCTGCGCCTGGTGGTGCGGCTGATTTTATTACTTACAAACTCACCAGCCGTAAAGGGACGGTACAATACAACGATATTTCTCGCAATAATTTACCGAATAATGTCCAAACGGTAGTGCAAGCTTGGAGTCAGCTTGTTAGCACAGGGAAGTAAGGTAAAAGGAGAACCACTGCTTTGGGCGGCTTTGCCGACTTGTAGCAAGTGGTGAACCCGAAGGGCAAAAGGTAAAAGGTAAAAGAGTGTTTAATTTCGTCTTTTGGTGGGTTTTGTCCAATTTACCCTTGCTTTTTTACCTTTACTTATGAGCTAATAATTTACTTTTTCCTGGGTTCATTAAACCATAAGGATCAACTAGTTCTTTAAACTTTAATTGTTCGGGGTCAATTACTTTTCTACCGCCATCTTCAATAATATAAGTGTGGGGGTTAGCAATAAAAACTCCTTGGTCTTCGTGGTAGCGGATAATTTCATTGAGACGGGCTGCTGTGGTATAGCGTACTAGTTGTAAGGCGGCGGGAACTACTGCACCATTCATACGAATAAATTCTAAGTGCATCATTACTTCATCACCAAAATGATGATATAGATGCTCTACTAATTGCAGCCCTTTTTCTGGAGGAATTATACTTTGCAAATATGTAATGTTGGGATCAACATTGCGGGCGTGTAGGGTGGTGTGATTCCAGGTAAATTCAGCTAAATTTAAACCTTTTCCTACTTCTTGAGCAGGTTTTTGGTAAGTAATTTGTCCACCATATTGCTGTACTAAACCTGGTAATAATTCTAAGCTGGGTTCTGCTACAAGTAGAAAGGCTGGATGAGTACCTTCGGGGATATATGATTGCAGGGGGTGGAAGTATTGGGGAATGGGTGATGCAAAGATAGTAATTAACTTCTTAATCATGCCATCAGCTTGGGCTAGACTTTGCCCAAACTTAGCGGCTGTCAAGAAATCTGCAAAGGTGACAATTACCTCCGCCCAAGGATAAGCAGCCCCCAAGGGGATTTCGACTTCTGTAATAATACCGTTAATACCCCAAGCATGGTTTACCTTTTGGACATCGTCGCCACGCAACTCAATCACACGGGGTGTATCTTCTACAGTGACAACTTTTAATGCTAATAGATTACCGCGATCGCCTAACAATCCATACTGAATTGAGCCTATACCCCCACTACCCCCAGCCACAAAGCCGGCAATTGTAGCTGTACGGTAGGTAGAGGGAGACATCCGCATTTCCCAACCAATTTCTCGTGCTTTCTTATCTAAAGCCGCTAATTTCACCCCAGCCTCTACCCGTGCTACCCCTGGTTTCACCCACAGGATATTTTGCATTTTGGTCATGTCTAAAATCACACCACCATGCAGAGGTACACATTGCCCATAATTCCCCGTTCCTGCACCTCTAACAGTGATGGGGATACGGTATTTAGCACAGGCGGCTGCTACTTTAATTACTTCCTCCTCATTGGCGGGACGAACCACAATATCCCCGACTTTCCCCGCCAGTTGGGGAACTAAGACAGGGCTAAAGGTGTGATAGTCTTGGGATAATTTAGCGACTTGCTGGGAGTCAGTAATAGTTTCAATGCTTTCGAGGGTATTTAAAAAACTATCAATTACCATTATTTTTATATCCTTTTTCTAACACAGATGTACGCAAAAACTCCGCGTGCCTTTGCGTTTCAATCACGGTTAATACTACTGTCATGCCACCTACTTAATATAAAATCAGATAAGGCACTCAAGAGAGCAAAAATTAAAATCCCTAACCCTGTGGTAAGTATTAAAGCAGCAAACATCCGGGGTATTTGCAGATTGTAGCTAGAAATTAAAATCCGGTAGGCAATACCAGATTTCGCACCGCCAGTCCCAGCCACAAATTCCGCCACAACAGCCCCAATTAATGCTAAACCACCGCTAATTTTTAACCCACCGAGAAAATAAGGCATAGCACTGGGTAGGCGCAGAAAAATCAAGGTTTGCCATCGTGAGGCGTTGTAGAGTTGAAAAAGATTGAGTAAATTAGGGTCTACACTCTTTAAGCCCAGAGTCGTGTTAGAAACTATGGGGAAAAAGGCCACTATCCAAGCACAGACAACAAGGGCGGCAAAGGTATTATTTTTAAACCATAGAATAATTAAAGGAGCGATCGCCACAATCGGAGTTGTCTGTAAAATGACAGCATAGGGAAATAAACTGCGTTCAATCCATTTACTTTGGGTAAATAAAATCGCCGTTAATAACCCAGAAATTGCCGCCGCTATAAAAGCAGTGACCGTAATTTGCAGAGTAATTAATAATGAGGGAAATAGTTCACCCCAATCAGTGATTAAAGTTTGGAAAACTAAAAAAGGACTAGGTAAAATATAAGGTGGTAATTCTGTCACCCGCACCAATAAATCCCACAAAATTAGAGCGACAATACCGACTAATATGGGGGCAAAAATCTCCGCCAAGTTAAATTTAGAATATTTTTGTCTTGAGCCAGCAGCACGAAAAAATAACATAATTGGAATAATTAGTCTGTGTTGGCGGTTCAAAATCCTAACATATCACTAAATCTCATTGCTGCTGCTAAATGCTCTGACACTGTCCGACAATATTCGTTATACACCGATGAAGTGCGAAAATCTTCACCGCGTGGAAAGGGGACATCAATATCTATATCTGCTACTATCCTTCCTGGACTTGTCCCCATCACTAACACCCGATTTGATAAATACACAGCTTCATAAATATTGTGGGTGACAAATATCACCGTCCAGTGATGTTGTAACCACAAATCAACTAAATCACTGTTGAGTTTACTTCTGGTGATTTCATCTAAAGCCCCGAAAGGTTCATCCATTAATAAAATATTCGGCTGAGTTACCAACGCCCTGGCAATGGAGACACGCATTTTCATTCCCCCTGATAACTCACGGGGGTAATTATGGGCAAATTTCTCTAACCCCACTACCTTTAAAGCTTGGGCTACCAACCCTTGGGAATGCTGGCTGGACATTCCCCCCAATTTTAATGGTAGTTGGACATTATCCTTTACTGTTGCCCAAGGCATGAGGGCTGCATCTTGAAACACAAATGCTAGTTTGCGTTGTGCTGCGTCTATTCCCCAGTCAATAGTTCCAGAACTGACGCTTCCTAACCCAGCTATCAACCGCAACACCGTACTCTTACCACAGCCAGAAGCCCCTACCAAACTGACAAACTGCGACTCTGGAATCACTAGATTCAGGTCTTGGAGGGCAACTGTACCATTGCGATAGACCTTACTTACCTGATGAAGTTGAATGACAGGATAGTGTTTCATTTAAGACTTGTAGTAGTCCACTCCCTTATTCACAAATTGTAAAGTAAACGCTTCTTGGTAGTTAATACTGTTATCAAAAACCCCTGTTTTGACTAAATTGTCATAGAAAGATTGCCAGCGTTCTTGAGTCATAGCACCAATACCCAATTGTTGAGCATCTCCGCCGGTGACGATGCCATTTTCTTTTAACTTCTCCAGGGTAAAGCTAATTTGCTCATCAGACATATTGGGATTATCTTTTTTAATCAGGTTATTCCCTGGGACTGGATCTTGTAGATAGCTATACCAACCTTTAATAGAAGCATCAACAAACCTCTGCACTAAATCGGCATTAACTTCTACAAGTTTTTTAGTGGTTTCAATAGTGAAGCTATAGGCGTTGTAACCATAATCTGCCAAGAGGAGAACTGTAGGATCAAATCCCCCTTTTTTCTTAATCTCGAAAGGTTCAGCTGTCAGCAAACCTTGTTGAATAATATTTTTATCTTGTAAAAAGGGTTGCACATCAAAATTGTAGGG contains:
- the hemN gene encoding oxygen-independent coproporphyrinogen III oxidase; amino-acid sequence: MNVLSQTVKFDADLLRKYDQPLPRYTSYPPATELTEDFTQADFKTAIAVGNYKKTPLSLYCHIPFCESACYFCGCNTVITPNKKLAEPYLNYLIRDIQQVASLIHHERTVQQLHWGGGTPNYLSLHQFETLWYALNHCFDFEDDAEISIEVNPRFLDRDYLFALKDLGFNRISFGIQDFNFQVQQAVNRVQPEEMLFQVMDWVRDAGFTSVNVDLIYGLPHQTLETFKNTVHKTIQLNPDRIAVFNFAYVPWLKPLQRLIPQDALPLAAEKLDILRMSIEELSSNGYVFIGMDHFAKPNDELAIAQQKGQLHRNFQGYTTKPESDLLGFGMSSITMLHDVYVQNHKRLKDYYLAINSDQLPIEKGVKLNQDDIIRRTIIMELMCQFHLSPDSIEEKYHLHFDSDFAEYLQKEQLQLRLLEADGLIKVSPNHIEVTPTGRLLIRNIASVFDVYLRERTSNGFSKAI
- a CDS encoding heme oxygenase (biliverdin-producing); this translates as MSSHLDVRLREGTKHSHTLAENTAFMKCFLKGIVEKSFFRKLLADLYFVYSVLEASLELYQNHPVVGLIYFPELNRQANLEKDLAYYYGENWREEITPSLAGKVYVNRLREVANTQPELLIAHAYTRYMGDLSGGQALRNIARSAMNLPADQGTAMHEFAEIPTPEAKRAFKEKYRQALNSLAIDEAMIQKIVDEANYAFNLNRDVVHELEADVKAVVGDHIFDLMTRQNKPGSTEHTPEQNKELNYSI
- the hemF gene encoding oxygen-dependent coproporphyrinogen oxidase, which produces MARHSDNSLQESANHTTWLASLNNGIPQDSRERVQQFMQNLQDEICQGLEQIDGEASFHQDYWEREEGGEGRTRVIREGRVFEQGGVNFSAVWGNSLPASIVAQRPEAAGHEFFATGTSMVLHPRNPYVPTVHLNYRYFEAGPIWWFGGGADLTPYYAFAEDAVHFHRTLKNACDAHNPEYYPTFKRWCDEYFYLRHRQEQRGIGGIFFDYQDASGKLYVGTQTDSPAAIYSQKVGNIRRNWEDIFAFVQSCGQAFLPAYLPIVERRQETEYGDRQRNFQLYRRGRYVEFNLVYDRGTVFGLQTKGRTESILMSLPPLARWEYCYQAEPGSPEAELTQVFLQPKDWV
- the acsF gene encoding magnesium-protoporphyrin IX monomethyl ester (oxidative) cyclase; the encoded protein is MVNTLPKPGIKTPSQETILTPRFYTTDFETAANLDLSAQETELQAMLAEMRADYNRHHFVRDEAFDKSWEHIQGEAKQSFIDYLERSCISEFSGFLLFKELSRKLKNRSPLLAEMFQLMARDEARHAGFLNKAMGDFKLSLDLATVTKTRTYTFFPIEWVLYTVYLSEKIGYWRYIIIYRHLEKHPENQFYPIFRYFESWCQDENRHGDIFKALLRSQPQLWKTWKARLWSRFFLLSVFATHTMTVHERTGFYKSLGLNATEFDRQVVENTNETAGRAFPVMLNTEHPQFFPRLQRCAGYNLKIAEIEGSSQPKFVKLVRKLPLIAAIVWNLLLVFLIKPVDTEALRGTVR
- a CDS encoding HNH endonuclease, whose protein sequence is MSVYIPVELQRKIRARFTECCAYCRTAEYLTVSTFEFEHIIPLSVGGETIFENLCLSCPTCNRYKAYRQTAIDADTQQEICLFHPQQQLWSEHFAWNEDATEIIPLTSVGRVTISALKMNRPQLIRVRRMWVKLGEHPPNIP
- a CDS encoding FAD-binding oxidoreductase, with amino-acid sequence MVIDSFLNTLESIETITDSQQVAKLSQDYHTFSPVLVPQLAGKVGDIVVRPANEEEVIKVAAACAKYRIPITVRGAGTGNYGQCVPLHGGVILDMTKMQNILWVKPGVARVEAGVKLAALDKKAREIGWEMRMSPSTYRTATIAGFVAGGSGGIGSIQYGLLGDRGNLLALKVVTVEDTPRVIELRGDDVQKVNHAWGINGIITEVEIPLGAAYPWAEVIVTFADFLTAAKFGQSLAQADGMIKKLITIFASPIPQYFHPLQSYIPEGTHPAFLLVAEPSLELLPGLVQQYGGQITYQKPAQEVGKGLNLAEFTWNHTTLHARNVDPNITYLQSIIPPEKGLQLVEHLYHHFGDEVMMHLEFIRMNGAVVPAALQLVRYTTAARLNEIIRYHEDQGVFIANPHTYIIEDGGRKVIDPEQLKFKELVDPYGLMNPGKSKLLAHK
- a CDS encoding ABC transporter permease → MLFFRAAGSRQKYSKFNLAEIFAPILVGIVALILWDLLVRVTELPPYILPSPFLVFQTLITDWGELFPSLLITLQITVTAFIAAAISGLLTAILFTQSKWIERSLFPYAVILQTTPIVAIAPLIILWFKNNTFAALVVCAWIVAFFPIVSNTTLGLKSVDPNLLNLFQLYNASRWQTLIFLRLPSAMPYFLGGLKISGGLALIGAVVAEFVAGTGGAKSGIAYRILISSYNLQIPRMFAALILTTGLGILIFALLSALSDFILSRWHDSSINRD
- a CDS encoding ABC transporter ATP-binding protein — translated: MKHYPVIQLHQVSKVYRNGTVALQDLNLVIPESQFVSLVGASGCGKSTVLRLIAGLGSVSSGTIDWGIDAAQRKLAFVFQDAALMPWATVKDNVQLPLKLGGMSSQHSQGLVAQALKVVGLEKFAHNYPRELSGGMKMRVSIARALVTQPNILLMDEPFGALDEITRSKLNSDLVDLWLQHHWTVIFVTHNIYEAVYLSNRVLVMGTSPGRIVADIDIDVPFPRGEDFRTSSVYNEYCRTVSEHLAAAMRFSDMLGF